The Algoriphagus halophilus genome window below encodes:
- a CDS encoding DUF4270 family protein: MKSSTASTQVSPVKLAVLALLSIILTNSCSDPASVGIELGPGNDQIGVFFEEFEFPAEVVLLDSFNTTNKGNLIVGVEEDDYFGRTEGTGYTRMYISTAAERPESEAFLDSMLFEVDVISVNGSNLDEPKLLSIHRLTEPILDTVYYNFDKLAYEESPIASGEFVFGEVKDTVVSMAVNEEFQEELFGKMKRGLEFEDIFKFREFLPGMVFKGREGDNTSFGIDLNEKTRIITYYHYAGDTVSTSYEINTTSSRYFNNVDSDRSNTPTSVVTEPGKNYSTGSTVGLKSGLGMMIRLDTSPLDAFLDTLSGITFNQVLLTFGEIEEFPEGQTPPSSLAMYYTDANNNFLQSKNTVYLTVQADGQSQVYTNEDGDVVPNVTAPASVKFDSESNTYSQLITSHVNAVFRGQLTRRDWLIYGGYISSPIGINNDPFRESLRQFKVGRDKVKVRVIYSKIR; this comes from the coding sequence ATGAAGAGCTCTACGGCATCTACACAAGTCTCGCCGGTTAAATTGGCCGTTTTGGCCCTCTTGTCCATTATTCTAACAAATTCTTGTAGCGACCCTGCCTCTGTAGGTATCGAACTTGGCCCCGGAAACGACCAAATTGGTGTGTTTTTCGAGGAGTTCGAATTCCCTGCAGAGGTAGTGTTGTTGGATTCGTTTAATACTACCAACAAAGGAAACTTGATCGTTGGGGTGGAAGAGGACGACTATTTCGGTAGAACAGAGGGCACAGGTTATACCCGTATGTATATCAGTACTGCAGCAGAGCGACCAGAATCTGAAGCATTTTTAGATTCTATGTTGTTTGAGGTAGACGTAATAAGTGTGAATGGTTCAAATCTTGATGAGCCAAAGCTCCTTTCTATCCACCGCTTGACGGAGCCAATACTCGATACAGTTTATTATAATTTTGATAAACTGGCCTACGAAGAAAGTCCAATCGCGTCAGGAGAATTTGTATTTGGAGAAGTGAAGGATACTGTGGTGTCCATGGCTGTCAATGAGGAATTCCAGGAAGAGCTATTTGGTAAAATGAAAAGAGGATTAGAGTTTGAAGATATTTTCAAATTCAGAGAATTTTTACCTGGAATGGTCTTCAAAGGAAGAGAGGGAGATAATACTTCTTTTGGAATCGATTTGAATGAAAAAACAAGGATAATCACCTATTACCATTATGCTGGGGATACGGTTTCTACTTCTTATGAGATCAATACTACTTCTTCGAGGTATTTCAATAATGTGGATAGCGACAGAAGTAATACTCCAACCAGTGTGGTTACCGAGCCGGGTAAAAATTATTCTACTGGATCCACAGTAGGTTTGAAATCCGGTCTTGGGATGATGATTAGATTGGATACCAGTCCTTTGGATGCATTCTTAGATACTTTATCTGGTATAACATTTAATCAAGTGTTGTTGACATTTGGGGAGATAGAGGAATTTCCAGAAGGCCAAACTCCACCGTCTTCTCTTGCTATGTATTATACGGATGCAAATAATAATTTCTTGCAGAGTAAGAACACAGTTTATCTAACTGTGCAAGCAGATGGGCAATCTCAAGTTTACACAAATGAAGATGGAGATGTCGTTCCAAATGTTACTGCTCCTGCATCAGTGAAATTTGATTCTGAATCAAATACCTATTCTCAATTAATCACATCGCATGTGAATGCTGTTTTCAGAGGTCAATTAACAAGGAGAGATTGGTTGATCTATGGAGGTTATATTAGTAGTCCTATAGGCATCAATAATGACCCATTCCGGGAGTCTTTAAGGCAATTCAAAGTGGGAAGAGATAAAGTAAAAGTTCGAGTTATCTATTCCAAGATTAGGTAA
- a CDS encoding glycogen/starch synthase: MSKLRILYVASEINPFLETSEVANFLRSLPQAMQERGMEIRILVPRFGLINERKNRLHEVVRLSGINIAVGEEEKPLVIKVASIPNAKLQVYFIDNEDYFQRKSVFHDKQQKFYEDNDERAIFFCKGVIETVKKLGWAPDIVHCNDWMTSLIPMYLKTTYKNEPLFKETKSVFAIYNNGFSHTFGDDLLNKVKMVDIDDTILAPLKSKDFEGFISMGMQYADMVVKGGEVSDKLNQLIEDFSKDKKFEISIEAEEQAHEELYGIYTSLAG, from the coding sequence ATGTCTAAACTACGTATTCTCTACGTTGCCAGTGAAATCAACCCTTTTCTCGAAACTTCCGAAGTAGCCAATTTCCTAAGATCGCTTCCTCAAGCTATGCAAGAGCGCGGTATGGAAATTCGTATTTTGGTTCCAAGATTCGGTTTGATCAATGAAAGAAAAAACAGACTACATGAAGTAGTCCGACTCTCAGGAATCAACATCGCAGTCGGAGAAGAGGAAAAGCCATTAGTAATTAAAGTGGCGTCTATTCCAAACGCCAAACTTCAGGTTTACTTCATCGATAACGAAGACTACTTCCAAAGGAAGAGTGTATTCCACGATAAGCAGCAGAAGTTTTATGAAGATAATGACGAAAGAGCCATTTTCTTCTGTAAAGGAGTAATTGAAACTGTTAAAAAATTGGGTTGGGCACCTGATATTGTGCATTGTAATGACTGGATGACCAGCTTGATTCCAATGTACTTGAAGACCACCTATAAAAATGAACCTCTATTTAAGGAGACGAAATCTGTATTTGCTATTTATAACAACGGATTTTCTCATACCTTTGGCGATGATTTGTTAAACAAGGTTAAGATGGTAGACATAGATGATACTATTTTAGCACCTTTGAAAAGCAAAGACTTCGAAGGCTTTATCAGCATGGGTATGCAATATGCAGACATGGTGGTGAAAGGCGGCGAAGTGTCAGATAAATTGAACCAACTAATAGAGGATTTCTCAAAAGACAAGAAGTTTGAAATCAGCATCGAAGCAGAAGAACAAGCTCATGAAGAGCTCTACGGCATCTACACAAGTCTCGCCGGTTAA
- the panC gene encoding pantoate--beta-alanine ligase produces the protein MQVFNNGAEWHNYWIQTLQTHKSIGFVPTMGALHEGHLDLIKASKKTCDITVVSIFVNPIQFNNAEDFEKYPVLTDQDLSLLRQEEVDYVFLPSMETIYPESPVLSFNFGNLENVLEGEFRPGHFSGVGIIVSKLFNIIRPTIAFFGQKDLQQVAIIKRLALDLSFPLEIQVVPTKREKDGLALSSRNMRLTSIEREKALLLIKSLNQAKNELLTGESWLEVRNKVQQLFEEEALTQLEYFELVHPETFEVFSEFDPHKKSSICVASFVGNVRLIDNLSINP, from the coding sequence TTGCAGGTATTCAATAATGGGGCCGAATGGCATAATTACTGGATTCAGACCCTCCAAACGCATAAATCAATAGGATTTGTCCCAACGATGGGAGCTCTTCACGAAGGCCATTTAGACTTGATCAAAGCATCTAAAAAAACCTGCGACATCACTGTTGTTTCCATCTTCGTCAATCCTATTCAATTTAATAATGCAGAGGATTTTGAGAAGTATCCGGTTCTGACTGATCAAGATTTGTCTTTATTAAGACAGGAAGAAGTGGATTATGTGTTTTTACCCTCCATGGAAACCATTTATCCAGAATCACCGGTATTAAGTTTCAATTTTGGGAACTTGGAAAACGTATTGGAGGGAGAATTTAGACCGGGACATTTTAGTGGAGTTGGAATTATCGTATCCAAACTATTTAATATCATACGACCCACCATTGCATTTTTTGGACAAAAGGACCTCCAACAAGTTGCTATCATCAAAAGATTGGCGCTAGACCTTTCTTTTCCATTGGAAATTCAAGTGGTCCCTACCAAAAGGGAAAAAGATGGATTGGCGCTTTCCTCAAGGAACATGAGATTAACTTCTATTGAAAGAGAAAAGGCCCTGCTTCTAATAAAAAGTTTAAATCAAGCAAAGAATGAACTATTGACCGGCGAAAGTTGGTTGGAGGTTCGGAACAAGGTTCAGCAATTATTTGAGGAAGAGGCGCTGACGCAATTAGAGTACTTTGAACTGGTTCACCCTGAAACATTTGAGGTTTTCAGTGAATTTGATCCACATAAAAAGTCCTCCATTTGCGTGGCCTCGTTTGTAGGAAATGTCAGATTAATAGACAACCTATCAATTAATCCTTAA
- the panD gene encoding aspartate 1-decarboxylase — MQIQVLKSKIHRVKITQAELNYVGSITIDEDLMDAANLIENEKVQIVNVNNGERLETYVITGERGSGQVCLNGPAARKAQVGDVVIIISYAGMELEEAKQHKPVLVFPDDSNKII; from the coding sequence ATGCAAATTCAGGTATTAAAGTCCAAGATACACCGAGTTAAAATTACTCAAGCAGAACTCAATTATGTAGGATCGATCACCATTGATGAGGATCTGATGGATGCTGCAAATCTGATCGAGAACGAAAAAGTTCAAATTGTCAATGTCAACAATGGCGAACGATTAGAAACTTACGTAATTACAGGAGAAAGAGGAAGCGGTCAAGTTTGTCTTAATGGACCCGCAGCAAGAAAAGCACAAGTAGGAGATGTAGTAATTATCATTTCTTATGCAGGAATGGAACTAGAGGAAGCTAAACAACACAAACCTGTGTTAGTATTCCCTGACGATAGCAATAAAATTATTTGA
- a CDS encoding lysylphosphatidylglycerol synthase transmembrane domain-containing protein, with product MINQKLKQWIQIAISLGIAVWIFWFLYKDIAIESLLEQLQSSNWFWIGTSIFVSFFGYFLRGWRWTLLIHPEQGEKVTPARAYHATMVGYLVNLLIPRAGEVAKCGVLNRTNGISMGHLLGTVILERSVDLLCLVGTILLAFILQNSMFLELAGQLVNLDDLLASLKSNLPIVIGGILILILVVRFILNRFRDHGLINKIQHFFREMGGGIKRINQLENPLGFWISSIVLWVIYFLTMYTVSLGIESTANLSSGEVLLVMVMGSIGMVAPVQGGIGTFHALVAFILIQLGVTEVDGKIFAAIIHGTQLILVLVLGIISWLSMMKLPTWKQPEQA from the coding sequence ATGATCAATCAAAAACTTAAACAATGGATCCAGATCGCAATTTCTTTGGGAATAGCTGTCTGGATTTTTTGGTTTTTATACAAAGACATCGCGATTGAAAGTTTATTAGAGCAACTTCAATCCAGTAATTGGTTTTGGATAGGAACTTCCATTTTTGTTTCATTTTTTGGATACTTTCTAAGAGGCTGGAGATGGACCTTGCTGATTCATCCTGAACAGGGAGAGAAAGTTACTCCCGCTCGTGCCTATCATGCGACCATGGTTGGTTACTTAGTCAATCTTTTAATACCCAGAGCTGGTGAAGTTGCCAAATGCGGCGTGTTGAATAGAACAAATGGTATTTCTATGGGCCATTTATTGGGCACAGTCATTTTGGAAAGAAGTGTAGATCTACTGTGCTTGGTTGGCACCATCCTATTGGCATTCATTTTACAAAACTCCATGTTCCTTGAACTTGCAGGACAATTGGTCAACCTAGATGATCTATTAGCAAGTTTGAAATCTAACCTACCAATTGTCATTGGCGGTATCCTAATCCTAATCCTGGTAGTTCGGTTTATTTTGAATAGGTTCCGAGATCATGGACTTATCAATAAAATCCAACATTTCTTTCGGGAAATGGGCGGTGGAATTAAAAGAATCAACCAACTAGAAAATCCACTTGGGTTTTGGATAAGCTCTATTGTACTTTGGGTGATTTATTTTCTAACCATGTATACAGTATCTCTCGGAATTGAAAGTACTGCCAATTTGTCCTCTGGAGAAGTTCTTTTAGTCATGGTTATGGGAAGTATTGGCATGGTAGCACCTGTTCAAGGCGGTATTGGAACCTTCCATGCACTTGTGGCCTTTATTTTGATCCAACTTGGAGTAACCGAGGTTGATGGTAAAATTTTCGCAGCCATCATCCATGGCACCCAGTTAATTCTTGTTTTGGTTCTGGGAATTATTAGTTGGCTTTCTATGATGAAATTACCAACTTGGAAACAACCCGAACAAGCATAA